In the genome of Actinomadura graeca, one region contains:
- a CDS encoding SDR family oxidoreductase, with protein MDLNGVSAVVSGGASGLGEATVRALAAHGATVVVADLNEDRGKALADEVGGIFVKTDVSDEAQVGEAVRTAAASGAPLRVIVNSAGIGWATRTVNRDGTPHDLASYETVIRVNLIGTFNLMRIGAAEIAKTEPVDEDGARGVVINTASIAGIEGQTGQIAYSASKGGIIGMTLPAARDLAAIGVRVNTICPGIIDTPIYGEGEAAEAFKAKLAAPVPFPKRMGKASEFAHLVTALIENDYMNGETIRFDGGIRFQPK; from the coding sequence ATGGACCTGAACGGAGTTTCCGCCGTCGTATCCGGCGGCGCGAGCGGTCTCGGAGAGGCCACCGTCCGAGCGCTGGCCGCCCACGGCGCCACGGTGGTCGTCGCCGACCTGAACGAGGACAGGGGCAAGGCCCTCGCCGACGAGGTCGGCGGCATCTTCGTCAAGACCGACGTGTCGGACGAGGCGCAGGTGGGCGAGGCCGTCCGGACCGCCGCCGCCTCCGGCGCCCCGCTGCGCGTCATCGTCAACAGCGCCGGCATCGGCTGGGCGACCCGCACCGTCAACCGCGACGGCACCCCGCACGACCTGGCCTCCTACGAGACCGTCATCCGGGTCAACCTGATCGGCACCTTCAACCTGATGCGCATCGGCGCGGCGGAGATCGCCAAGACCGAGCCCGTCGACGAGGACGGCGCGCGCGGCGTGGTGATCAACACCGCGTCCATCGCCGGCATCGAGGGACAGACCGGGCAGATCGCCTACTCCGCCTCCAAGGGCGGCATCATCGGCATGACGCTGCCCGCCGCCCGCGACCTCGCCGCGATCGGCGTCCGGGTCAACACCATCTGCCCCGGAATCATCGACACCCCCATCTACGGTGAGGGCGAGGCCGCCGAGGCGTTCAAGGCCAAGCTCGCCGCACCCGTCCCGTTCCCGAAGCGGATGGGCAAGGCGTCGGAGTTCGCGCACCTCGTCACGGCCCTCATCGAGAACGACTACATGAACGGCGAGACCATCCGCTTTGACGGCGGTATCCGCTTCCAGCCGAAGTGA
- a CDS encoding SDR family oxidoreductase — translation MAPEPHDEMRGYTGSGLLDGRRALITGGDSGIGRATAVAFAKEGADVAITYLEEDDDARHTAGLVEAEGRRCVTFGGDLAEERHSREIVRHAVRDLGGLDVLVLHHGTQKPVQDVREIDGPQLRRTFEVNVYSLFWTVQEALGHLGSGASVIITGSINGLRGNKTLIDYSASKAAAMALTTSLAQNLMERGIRVNCVAPGPVWTPLIPATFDAERVEDFGKQAPMGRAAEPDEIAPSYVFFAANRLSSYYTGQTLVPAGGEIHPG, via the coding sequence ATGGCACCCGAGCCGCACGACGAGATGCGCGGCTACACCGGCAGCGGCCTGCTGGACGGCAGGCGGGCGCTGATCACCGGCGGTGACTCCGGGATCGGCCGCGCGACCGCGGTCGCGTTCGCCAAGGAGGGCGCCGACGTCGCGATCACCTATCTGGAGGAGGACGACGACGCCCGGCACACCGCAGGACTCGTCGAGGCCGAGGGCCGCCGGTGCGTCACCTTCGGCGGCGACCTGGCCGAGGAGCGCCACAGCCGCGAGATCGTCCGGCACGCCGTCCGCGACCTCGGCGGCCTGGACGTGCTCGTCCTGCACCACGGCACGCAGAAGCCGGTGCAGGACGTCCGCGAGATCGACGGTCCCCAGCTCCGCCGGACGTTCGAGGTCAACGTGTACTCGCTGTTCTGGACGGTCCAGGAGGCCCTCGGCCATCTGGGATCCGGCGCGTCCGTGATCATCACCGGCTCCATCAACGGGCTGCGCGGCAACAAGACCCTGATCGACTACTCCGCGAGCAAGGCCGCGGCGATGGCCCTCACCACCTCGCTCGCCCAGAACCTCATGGAACGCGGCATCCGCGTCAACTGCGTCGCGCCCGGCCCGGTCTGGACGCCGCTGATCCCCGCCACCTTCGACGCGGAGCGGGTCGAGGACTTCGGCAAGCAGGCGCCGATGGGACGCGCCGCCGAACCCGACGAGATCGCGCCGTCCTATGTCTTCTTCGCCGCGAACCGGCTCTCGTCCTACTACACCGGCCAGACGCTGGTGCCCGCCGGAGGCGAGATCCACCCGGGATGA
- a CDS encoding S10 family peptidase, translated as MAATGKAQNAPAAIVDSIPANIFNTLRIDLYTKDTKKARSYAGYAHVDSKTSKGKKNHLFYWLFESQTCSPNVAVHDQQDEISKTPLLIWLNGGPGASSLAGLFLEHGPLSIAADGAGTISVSPNSWNEEAHVVYWDQPIGSGYSYSDAGEYVKDEEALSEMFWEALQQFYGAHPEYAKCPLYISGQSYAGKYVPAIALKIHQKNGEKAGRRIELKGIAVGNGWIKPELSLRVMIDFCYATGFLGINQTKPLNDCLTKIEEAIKAGKMKEASKLGDELVAKILKLGGNFDVYDVRRWDGLPFGAMRAYLNNKDVKKALHVPADVTWQFADNEGPVAENLAEDIMADCSEQYAELLEEGYKTLLYTGNFDTACGYLATEEMLADLEKWSDPHENEAWLNAPRLVWTQAQGDPKGFVRRHKNLTQVALPDAGHVVPAYQPRIAREMIYNWVFGRPFVGYDPQQQLKQPNGNSGSRKGEARPVKAGPWRHGAV; from the coding sequence ATGGCGGCCACCGGAAAGGCGCAGAACGCGCCCGCCGCCATCGTGGACTCGATCCCGGCGAACATCTTCAACACGCTCCGCATCGACCTCTACACCAAGGACACCAAGAAGGCCCGCTCCTACGCGGGCTACGCGCACGTCGACAGCAAGACCTCGAAGGGCAAGAAGAACCACCTGTTCTACTGGCTCTTCGAAAGCCAGACGTGCAGCCCGAACGTCGCGGTCCACGACCAGCAGGACGAGATCAGCAAGACACCCCTGCTGATCTGGCTGAACGGCGGACCCGGCGCGTCCTCGCTGGCGGGTCTCTTCCTGGAGCACGGGCCGCTGAGCATCGCCGCCGACGGCGCCGGGACGATCTCGGTGTCCCCGAACAGCTGGAACGAGGAGGCGCACGTCGTCTACTGGGACCAGCCCATCGGCAGCGGATACAGCTATTCCGACGCCGGGGAATACGTCAAGGACGAGGAAGCCCTCAGCGAGATGTTCTGGGAGGCCCTGCAGCAGTTCTACGGGGCGCACCCGGAATACGCGAAGTGCCCGCTGTACATCAGCGGTCAGAGCTATGCCGGGAAGTACGTGCCGGCGATCGCGCTCAAGATCCATCAGAAGAACGGGGAGAAGGCGGGACGGCGCATCGAGCTCAAGGGGATCGCGGTCGGCAACGGCTGGATCAAGCCCGAGCTGTCGCTGCGCGTCATGATCGACTTCTGCTACGCGACCGGCTTCCTCGGGATCAACCAGACGAAGCCCCTCAACGACTGCCTCACCAAGATCGAGGAGGCGATCAAGGCGGGCAAGATGAAGGAGGCGAGCAAACTCGGTGACGAGCTGGTCGCCAAGATCTTGAAGCTCGGGGGGAACTTCGACGTCTACGACGTGCGGCGCTGGGACGGTCTGCCGTTCGGGGCCATGCGCGCCTACCTCAACAACAAGGACGTCAAGAAGGCGCTGCACGTCCCCGCCGACGTCACCTGGCAGTTCGCCGACAACGAGGGCCCGGTGGCCGAGAACCTGGCCGAGGACATCATGGCGGACTGCTCCGAGCAGTACGCCGAACTCCTTGAGGAGGGTTACAAGACCCTGCTCTACACGGGGAACTTCGACACCGCCTGCGGGTATCTGGCCACGGAGGAAATGCTGGCGGATCTCGAGAAATGGAGCGACCCGCACGAGAATGAGGCGTGGCTCAACGCCCCGAGGCTCGTCTGGACGCAGGCGCAGGGAGACCCGAAGGGGTTCGTCCGCAGGCACAAGAACCTGACGCAGGTGGCCCTGCCCGACGCCGGGCACGTGGTCCCGGCGTACCAGCCGCGGATCGCCCGGGAGATGATCTACAACTGGGTCTTCGGCCGTCCTTTCGTCGGCTACGACCCGCAGCAGCAGCTCAAGCAGCCCAACGGCAACTCCGGCTCGCGGAAGGGGGAGGCCCGCCCGGTGAAGGCCGGCCCCTGGCGGCACGGCGCCGTCTGA
- a CDS encoding phosphatidylserine decarboxylase: protein MTLVEERQTKSTGRAKPARQSKGTRQAKATRQARGSGQAGTAKRAQADKGLPDVEYSKTIDEFIKKIQTWYKDDHEGFRTLFDAAIKHVVPPPKGTPANVYYNWENRKIKDLCDFFKAWYKWQPDVNSGLDYIEKFSWINYENDYGMVFVTCGPGLKMTADFTNLQGLQMDAPDSKKLVEKWVKQLGPKRMSDYERPAGGWKNFNHFFIKELKPGKRPIDAKDDDSVVVAPTDCVINMIVDDLTETTPIPVKTVTMNVKQLLDGSRHHKRFVGGTAVSCILMPDTYHWYHAPVGGEVVEARDDIGGVYYGMRNFPELLNKGNVGYGYDYQMFGNFRRGYVIIKTKYLDRNGKPTEDGYVGLVPVGLNSIASVTFLPKFKMLTPSVPIEKGEKIGNIQYGGSLNILLFEKDRFPALQLLQGQRIGILEQPARTAGLFTGPYHTSSQHLRPVAP, encoded by the coding sequence GTGACGCTGGTCGAAGAAAGGCAGACCAAATCCACCGGCCGGGCGAAGCCGGCCCGGCAGTCCAAAGGAACGCGGCAGGCCAAGGCCACACGGCAGGCCAGGGGGAGCGGGCAGGCCGGGACCGCCAAGCGGGCCCAGGCGGACAAGGGCCTTCCGGACGTCGAGTACTCCAAGACCATCGATGAGTTCATCAAGAAGATCCAGACCTGGTACAAGGACGATCACGAAGGCTTCCGGACGCTGTTCGACGCGGCGATCAAACACGTCGTCCCGCCTCCCAAGGGAACTCCGGCGAACGTCTACTACAACTGGGAGAATCGCAAGATCAAGGACCTGTGCGACTTCTTCAAGGCGTGGTACAAGTGGCAGCCCGACGTCAACAGCGGGCTGGACTACATCGAGAAGTTCAGCTGGATCAACTACGAGAACGACTACGGCATGGTCTTCGTGACCTGCGGCCCGGGGCTCAAGATGACCGCGGACTTCACGAACCTCCAGGGCCTGCAGATGGACGCGCCGGATTCGAAGAAGCTCGTCGAGAAGTGGGTCAAGCAGCTCGGGCCGAAGCGGATGAGCGACTACGAGCGCCCCGCGGGGGGTTGGAAGAACTTCAACCACTTCTTCATCAAGGAGCTCAAGCCGGGCAAGCGGCCGATCGACGCGAAGGACGACGATAGCGTGGTGGTCGCGCCGACCGACTGCGTCATCAACATGATCGTCGACGATCTGACCGAGACGACGCCGATCCCGGTCAAGACGGTGACGATGAACGTCAAGCAGCTCCTCGACGGCTCCAGGCACCACAAGAGGTTCGTCGGCGGCACCGCGGTCTCCTGCATCCTGATGCCGGACACCTACCACTGGTACCACGCCCCGGTAGGGGGCGAGGTGGTGGAGGCCCGCGACGACATCGGCGGCGTCTACTACGGGATGCGCAACTTCCCCGAACTGCTCAACAAGGGGAACGTCGGCTACGGGTACGACTACCAGATGTTCGGCAACTTCCGCCGGGGCTACGTCATCATCAAGACGAAGTACCTGGACAGGAACGGGAAGCCGACCGAGGACGGCTATGTGGGCCTGGTGCCCGTGGGCCTCAACTCGATCGCCTCCGTCACGTTCCTTCCCAAGTTCAAGATGCTCACCCCGTCGGTCCCGATCGAGAAGGGGGAGAAGATCGGGAACATCCAGTACGGCGGGTCGCTGAACATCCTTCTCTTCGAGAAGGACCGGTTCCCCGCCCTTCAGCTTCTCCAAGGGCAGCGCATCGGGATCCTGGAGCAGCCGGCGCGCACGGCCGGGCTGTTCACGGGGCCCTACCACACCTCGTCCCAGCACCTTCGCCCCGTGGCTCCCTGA
- a CDS encoding crotonase/enoyl-CoA hydratase family protein yields the protein MSDDVLTEEDGAVLVITINRPKSRNAINGAVAQGIAAALDELDARRDLSIGVLTGAGGTFCAGMDLKGFLTGDNPVVDGRGFAGIVERPSEKPLIAAVEGYALAGGCEVALSCDMVVASRDAQFGLPEPTRGLVAAGGGLLRLPRRIPFHIAMEIALTGDRYPAERMAELGFVNRLTDAGGALAAAKELALRVAENAPLALAATKKIIVESADWTPEEAWRRQGEITLPVFTSKDAQEGSAAFAEKRKPNWTGE from the coding sequence ATGAGCGACGATGTTCTCACCGAGGAGGACGGCGCCGTCCTCGTCATCACGATCAACCGCCCGAAGTCCCGCAACGCCATCAACGGCGCGGTCGCCCAGGGGATCGCGGCCGCGCTGGACGAGCTGGACGCCCGCAGGGACCTCTCGATCGGCGTCCTCACCGGCGCGGGCGGCACGTTCTGCGCGGGCATGGACCTCAAGGGCTTCCTGACCGGCGACAACCCCGTCGTCGACGGCCGCGGGTTCGCGGGGATCGTGGAGCGACCGTCCGAGAAGCCGCTGATCGCCGCGGTGGAGGGCTACGCCCTGGCGGGCGGCTGCGAGGTCGCGCTGTCCTGCGACATGGTCGTCGCCTCGCGGGACGCGCAGTTCGGGCTGCCCGAGCCGACGCGCGGCCTCGTCGCCGCGGGCGGCGGCCTGCTCCGGCTGCCGCGGCGCATCCCGTTCCACATCGCGATGGAGATCGCCCTCACCGGTGACAGATATCCGGCGGAGCGGATGGCCGAGCTCGGGTTCGTCAACCGGCTGACCGACGCGGGCGGTGCCCTCGCCGCCGCGAAGGAGCTGGCCCTCCGGGTCGCCGAGAACGCCCCGCTGGCGCTCGCCGCCACCAAGAAGATCATCGTCGAGTCCGCCGACTGGACGCCCGAGGAGGCGTGGCGGAGGCAGGGCGAGATCACCCTGCCCGTCTTCACCTCCAAGGACGCCCAGGAGGGCTCGGCCGCCTTCGCCGAGAAGCGCAAGCCGAACTGGACGGGCGAATAG